DNA from Sphingomonas psychrotolerans:
CGTTCTCGCGCCCCTCCAATTGAGCAGGAACGAGACGGCATGGCGAATACGCCGCAAGCGAAGAAGCGTATCCGGCGGAACGACCGCCGTGCGGAGATCAACGGCAACCGCGTGAGCCGTATCCGCACCTTCATCAAGAAGGTCGAGTCGGCGCTCGAATCGGGCGACAAGACCGCGGCCAACGCCGCGCTCGCCGCCGCGCAGCCCGAGCTGCAGCGTGGCGTCGCCAAGGGCGTGCTCCACAAGAACACCGCCAGCCGGAAGTTCTCGCGCCTCAACAAGCGCGTGCAAGCGCTGGCATAATCGTCACATTTCCGTAACGATGACCCCGCCGGAGCTGCTCCGGCGGGGTTTTTCGCGTGTGCAGCAAAGGACTTGCCCACTACGTGAGACCAGCTTGGGGTAAGTGGCGGAAAACCAACGATTCGCATGCTTCAATTTTATGAAGGTTCGTCTAAGCTATTGAACTTTCAGATGAAAATGTGTGACATGACGCAAATCCGTGGGTTCTTCCGAGTCAACTAAACTATTTCAGTTTCTTTGCACCCTGACCCCTTGCTCGACTCAGATTTCGGTTCCTAAAACAGTCCTCCCGGCGCGTTTCGTTGCCGGGCTTAGTGAAAGCTCAACGCGCCAGCCTGGGGGCATTCCGGCTGC
Protein-coding regions in this window:
- the rpsT gene encoding 30S ribosomal protein S20 → MANTPQAKKRIRRNDRRAEINGNRVSRIRTFIKKVESALESGDKTAANAALAAAQPELQRGVAKGVLHKNTASRKFSRLNKRVQALA